The sequence GGGTGATATCGCCTGGTGGGCCTCGGCATTGCTGCCCAAGCGCCCGGCCGGGGTGCGGCCGGAATTCATTCTCGACGGCAGCAGCAATCAGGCCGACAAGGAGGGTTTCTACCCGTTCAGCGCCAACCCGCAGGAAGAGAACCCGGCGCGCGGCTACATTGTCTCGGCCAACTTCCAGCCGCTGTCGCCGACCGGCATGGAGATTCCCGGTTACTACAACCTTGCCGACCGTGGGCAGCAGCTCAATCGCCAGCTCAGCGACAAGAGCGTGAAGTGGACCAACGAGGCCAATCAGAAACTGCAATTGGGCACAGCGACCGGTTATGGCCCGCGCTTGCTCGCGCCGTTGCTGCCGGTGCTGCGTGAGGTAGTGAGCGATCCGGCACAGCTAAAACTGGTCGAGCAACTGGCGCAATGGCCGGGCGACTATCCGCTGGATTCAGTCAGTGCAACGGTGTTCAACCAGTTCTTGTATGACTTGGCCGATGCGGCGATGCGTGATGAGTTGGGCAATGATTTCTTCGAGACATTGCTGTCGACGCGAGTGATCGATGCGGCGTTGCCGAAACTGGCGGCGAATGCCGATTCGCCGTGGTGGGACAACCGCAGCACGCCGAACAAGGAGACCCGCGCCGATGTCGTGCGCGCGGCGTGGCAGGCGAGCATGCAGCACTTGAAGCTGACCCTGGGCGATAACTCTGCCGAGTGGAAATGGGGCGCGGCGCACACGCTGACTCACGGCCATCCGTTGGGACAGCAGAAGCCGCTGGAGCGGATTTTCAATGTCGGGCCGTTTGCGGCGCCGGGCAGTCATGAAGTGCCGAACAATCTGTCGGCGAAGATCGGCCCGGCGCCGTGGCCGGTGACTTACGGGCCGTCGACGCGGCGCCTGGTGGATTTTGCTGATCCGGCGCATGGCTTGACGATCAACCCGGTCGGGCAGAGTGGTGTGCCGTTTGACAGTCACTATGACGATCAGGCTGAGGCGTATGTCGACGGGATGTATGTGCAGGCGCATTTCAACGACGAAGAGGTGACGGCGAATACGCGCAGTACGTTGAAGCTGTTGCCGGCGCGGACAGCGCCTTAAAAGCCCCTCACCCTAGCCCTCTCCCTAGCCCTCTCCCGGGGGGAGAGGGGACTGACCGAGGTGTCTTTCGCTATGCACCGACCAGAGAGATCGAGTCGATTATGGATTCGGTACAGCAACATCACGTCGGCGTATCTCGCTAATATCCCCCAATCGGCCCCCTCTCCCTCTGGGAGAGGGCTGGGGTGAGGGTTAAAGCAACACCGCAAAATTCAGCCGAAACTGCTGCGGTGTCACCCCCAACCGCCGGTTAAACACCCCGCGCATATGTTGCGCGTCACGAAACCCGCACTGATACGCCACCGTCTTCAACGGCGCCGCCGTGCTTTCCAGCATCACCCGCGCCGCATCCACCCGCGCCCGCTCGACAAACTCCGCCGGGGTGACTTTGGCTTCCCGGGCGAACACCAGCGAGAAATTGCGCGCACTCATGTTCGCCGCATTGGCCAGATCGGCAATCGTCAGATCACCAGTCAGATTGGCCAGCACATACAACTGCACCATCGCCACCGCCGACGTAGGTTCCGCATGCGGCGTGAGGAACGGACTGAACTGTGACTGCCCACCGGAACGCTGGGTGAACACCACCAAGCGTTTAGCCACGCTCAGCGCCACTTCTGCACCGTGATCACGCGCCAGCAGGTACAGCGACAGATCAATCCCCGCCGTCACCCCAGCCGAGGTGTAGAGCGTGCCGTCCTCGACGTACAGACGATCCGCCTCGACCTGTGTGGTCGGGCACAACCGGGCCAACGCCTCGGCATCGTTCCAGTGCGTGGTGACGGTGCGCCCTTCCAGCATTCCGGCGCGCGCCAGCATGAACGCGCCATTGCAGATCGAACCGAAGCGCTGCGCCCGAGCACACGCCTCGCGCAGCCACTCGTCGAACGTCGCGCCAAAATCCATGAACGGCAGTTGCGGCCCACCGGCGACCAGCAGCAGGTCGTAGGCATCCAGCGCTTCGCTGAAATACCGATGGGCATTCAGGTTCAAACCATTGGAACAGGCCATCGGGCCGTGTTCGACGCCGATCACTTCGAGCCGATAGTGATCCTCGGGCAGCAGGAAGCGATTGGCCTCGGCGAACACATCCATCGGGCCGCTGACGTCCAGCGATTGCACGCCGGGAAACACGACGATGGCGACGGTTTTGTTCATGGCTGTGGATTCCCCCTTTAAGAGCAAAAGATCGCAGCCTGCGACAGCTCCTACAGGGGAATGCGGGCTTCTGTAGGAGCTGCCGCAGGCTGCGATCTTTTTAGCTTGGCACGATTTGCGCGTCGAATGGCAAGGATCGCAGCCATGGATCGATTGTTCGCTTTCAGCGCCGGGAACAGACTTTCCTCATCAGCGCCACAACGGCGTTTCAGTGAGGAAACCTGCCATGAGCACGACCATTGCCGGCATCAAAATTCCCGACAGCACCCTCGCCCGGGCCACCACCGAGTACATCCGCGACATCGAATCCGATCTGCTCTACCACCACTCGCGCCGGGTCTTTTTGTTCGGCGCCTTGAGCGGTGAGCGTCAGCAACTGGCCTACGATCCGGAGTTGCTCTACGTCGGCGCGATGTTCCATGACCTCGGCCTGGTCGAAGGTCATCGCAGCGCAGATGAACGTTTCGAAGTGGATGGCGCGAATGCGGCGGCAGCGTTTCTCAAACCGTACGGGTTGAGCGATGACGATATCGAACAGGTGTGGCTGTCGATTGCCTTGCACACCACACCGGGCGTGCCCAAGCATCTGCGCCCAACGGTGGCGCTGGTAACGGCTGGTGTGGAAATGGATGTGCTGGGCATGGATTACGCGACGTTCAGCACGGTGCAGCGCGAGGCAGTGGTGCATGCGCACCCGCGTGGAGAGGGTTTCAAGGAATGCATCATCTGCGCGTTCGCCGATGGCTTGCGCCATCGTCCGCAGACCACGTTTGGCAATGTGAAGACCGATGTGCTGAAGGATCAGCAGCCGGGGTTCAAGCCGATGAACTTTGTCGAAGTCATCCGCAACTCTCCCTGGACTGCATAAAACCCATGTAGGAGTGAGCCTGCTCGCGATGGCGTCCTGTCAGTTGGAAATTTCCTGACTGACACTCCGCTATCGCGAGCAGGCTCACTCCTACAGTTTGAATTGGGTTGGCCTCGAGAATGAGGCCAACCCATTAGCGCTTACGCGGCTTCCGGGCTTGGCGCCCGACGCACGTCCGGCTGCTTCCACGAATCGGCTGCGCTTTCTTCGATGGCTTGCTGGATGGCTTTCTTGCGCGCTTCTTCGGCACGGCGGCTGAAGAACCAGACCATGAAGGTCACGATCGACACGGCCAGCAGAATCAGGCTCGCCACGGCGTTGATCTCAGGCTTCACACCCAGACGCACTGCCGAGAACACTTCCATCGGCAAGGTCGTCGAACCAGGACCCGAGACGAAGCTCGCCAGTACCAGGTCATCCAGCGACAGCGCGAACGACATCATGCCGCCCGCCGCCAGCGATGGCGCGATCATCGGAATGGTGATCAGGAAGAACACCTTCCACGGCCGAGCACCGAGGTCCATCGCCGCTTCTTCGATCGACAGGTCCAGCTCACGCAGGCGCGCCGACACCACCACCGCCACATACGCCGCACAGAACGTGGTGTGGGCGATCCAGATGGTGACGATGCCACGCTCCTGCGGCCAGCCGATCATCTGCGCCATGGCCACGAACAGCAGCAACAGCGACAGACCGGTGATCACTTCCGGCATCACCAACGGCGCCGTCACCAGACCGCCGAACAGCGTACGGCCCTTGAAGCGGGTGATGCGCGTCAGCACGAACGCCGCCAGCGTCCCCAGCGCCACCGCGGCAACTGCGGTGTAGCAGGCGATTTCCAGCGAGCGCAGCACCGAGCCCATCAGTTGGGTGTTGTCGAGCAGGCCGACGTACCACTTGATCGACCAGCCGCCCCACACCGTCACCAGTTTCGAGGCGTTGAACGAGTAGATCACCAGGATCAGCATCGGCAGGTAGATGAACAACAGACCGATGACCAGCATCAGGCTGGAGAAACGGATGCGCTTCATTCTTTGCCCTCCATTTCTTTGGCCTGACTGCGGTTGAACAGAATGATCGGCACAATCAGGATCGCCAGCATCACCACTGCCAGCGCGGATGCCACCGGCCAGTCACGGTTGTTGAAGAACTCTTGCCAGAGCACTTTACCGATCATCAGGGTTTCCGGACCGCCAAGCAGTTCCGGGATCACGAACTCGCCGACCACCGGGATGAATACCAGCATGCAGCCGGCAATGATGCCGTTCTTGGACAGCGGAATGGTGATTTTCCAGAAGCTGTTGAAGGTGCTCGAACCGAGGTCGGATGCCGCTTCCAGCAGACTGTGATCGTGCTTCACCAGGTTGGCGTACAACGGCAGGATCATGAACGGCAGATACGAGTAAACGACGCCGATGTACACCGCCAGGTTGGTGTTGAGGATCTGCAAAGGCTCGTCGATAAAGCCCATGCTCATCAGGAACCCGTTGAGCAAACCGTTGTTGCTGAGAATGCCCATCCACGCGTAAACGCGGATCAGGATCGCCGTCCACGTCGGCATCATGATCAGCAGCACCAGCACCGTTTGCAGCTCTTTACGGGCGGTGGCGATGGCGTAGGCCATCGGGTAGCCGATCACCAGACAGAGGATGGTGCTGATCAGCGCCATCTTCAGCGAGCCGAGGTAAGCGGCGATGTACAACTCGTCGCCCGCCAGCATCGCGTAGTTGCCCAAGTTCAGCAGCAGTTGCAGCTTCTGCTCGGCGTACGTGTAGATCTCGGTATACGGCGGGATCGCCACGTCGGCTTCGGCGAAGCTGATCTTCAGGACGATGAAGAACGGCAACATGAAAAACAGAAACAGCCAGATGAACGGGACCCCGATGACCAACTGCCGGCCATTGGGGATTATTCGGTTGATGCGGCGTTTGAATTTGCGCATGTTCATGAGCGGAGTACCACGCCGCTGTCATCTTCCCACCACACGTAAACCTGATCGCCCCAGGTCGGACGCGCGCCGCGACGTTCGGCGTTGGCCACGAACGACTGCACCAGTTTGCCGCTCGGCAACTCAACGTAGAACACCGAGTGCCCGCCGAGGTAGGCGATGTCGTGGACCTTGCCGCTCGACCAGTTGTATTCGCAGGTCGGTTGGTCGGCGGTGACCAGCAGCTTCTCCGGACGAATCGCGTACGTGACCGATTTGTCCTGTACCGAAGTGCTGATGCCGTGGCCGACATAGATCTGCCGGTCGAGGTCCTTGCAGGTGATGGTCGCGTGGCCTTCAGCGTCATCGATCACTTCGCCTTCGAAGATGTTGACGTTGCCGATGAATTCGCAGACCAGACGGCTGGTCGGGGTTTCGTAGATGTCGATCGGGCTGCCGATCTGGGCGATCCAGCCCAGGTGCATGATCGCGATGCGCTCGGCCATGGTCATGGCCTCTTCCTGGTCGTGGGTCACCATTACGCAGGTCACGCCGACGCGCTCGATGATTTCCACCAGTTCCAGCTGCATCTGCGAACGCAGTTTCTTGTCCAGTGCGCCCATCGGCTCATCGAGCAGCAGCAGCTTCGGCCGCTTGGCCAGCGAACGAGCCAGCGCCACGCGCTGACGCTGACCGCCCGACAGTTGATGCGGCTTGCGTTTGGCGTACTGGCTCATCTGCACCAGCTTGAGCATCTCGGCTACGCGGGCATCGACTTCAGCCGCCGGGATCTTGTCCTGCTTGAGGCCGAAGGCGATGTTCTGCGCCACGGTCATGTGCGGGAACAAGGCGTACGACTGGAACATCATGTTGATCGGACGTTCGTACGGCGGCATGTCGGTGATGTCGACGCCGTCGAGGAAAATGCGCCCCTCCGTGGGCCGTTCGAACCCTGCCAGCATCCGCAGCAGAGTGGATTTGCCCGATCCCGAACCGCCGAGCAGGGCGAAGATTTCGCCTTTCTTGATTTCCAGGGACACATCGTCCACGGCAATCGTCTCGTCGAACTTCTTCGTGACCCGGTCGATTTTGACCAGCACCTGTTTCGGTGTCTGGTCGCCCTCGAGGGCTTTCTTATAGGCGCCGGAGGCAACTGCCATTTACGAAACTCCCAGAAAAAAACAATGCAGTTCGCCCCGCAAGGCGAACCCAGGATAGTGTGTGCCTTACATCCCCGACTTGACCTTGGTCCAGCTGCGGGTCATCAGACGCTGAATGTTCGGTGGCAACTCGATCGACACATAAGCCTTGTCGATAACGGCCTGCGGCGGATACACCGACGCATCGGTACGGATGGATTGTTCCATCAACTTGTCCGCCCCCGGATTGGGGTTGGCGTAACCGACGTAATCACTGACCTGAGCGATCACCTCAGGTTTCAGCAGATAGTTGATGAAGGCATGGGCCTGCTTCACGTTCGACGAATCCTTGGGGATTGCCAGCATGTCGAACCACAATGCGCCACCCTCTTTCGGCACCGTGTAGGCGATGTTCACGCCCTTCTTGGCTTCGGCTGCACGGTTCTTCGCCTGGAAGATATCGCCGGAGAAACCGATGGCCACACAGATGTCGCCGTTGGCCAGATCACCGATGTATTTCGAGGAGTGGAAGTAGGTCACGTAAGGACGCACCGCGAGCAATTTGTCGGTGGCTTTTTCGTAGTCCTTCGGATTGGTGCTGTTGGCATTCAGGCCCAGATAGTTGAGCACGGTCGGCATCATTTCATCCGCCGAATCGAGGAATGCCACGCCGCAGCTTTGCAGCTTCTTGATGTTCTCAGGCTCGAACAAAACGCCCCACGAATCGATCTTGTCGACACCCAGCACGGCCTTCACTTTATCGACGTTGTAACCGATGCCGTTGGTGCCCCACAGGTACGGCACGGCGTACAGGTTGCCCGGATCGTTCTGCTCCAGACGCTTGAGCAGCGCCGGGTCGAGATTGGAATAATTCGGCAGCTGCGAGCGGTCGAGCTTCTGGAACGCGCCCGCCTTGATCTGCTTGCCAAGGAAGTGGTTCGACGGCACGACCACGTCGTAACCGGTACGCCCGGCCAGCAACTTGCCTTCCAGGGTTTCGTTGGAATCGAAGACGTCGTAGACCGGTTTTATCCCGGTGGCTTTCTGGAAATCGGCCAGGGTGGTCTCACCGATGTAATCCGACCAGTTATAAATATGCACCGTACCGGCGGCCTGGGCTCCGACAGCAATCGTCAGGCCGGCAGTGGCCAGCAGGGCTTTGCGCAAAGAAGAAAAAATAGGCAAGTGGAGGTCCTCTAAATTAGTTGGGCCCAAGTTGCCCCGCGCTGCATGACAGCCGTGGCTGCCCGGCAACAAAACCGGCGCGCAACTTACCCTCGAAAAACCGTTCCTGCAAAACTTCCTGTCATTTAATTGATCCGCTGGCCGCCCGCGCGGGGCATGACGGCCAGCGGTTGTTGCGTCAAACCGGCTTATTTACCGGATTTGATCTTGGTCCAGCTGCGAGTGATCAGGCGCAGGGTCGCTGCGTCCAGATCGCTGATCGCGTAGAGCTGCTTCTTCACTTCAGCCGACGGGTAGATGCTCGGATCGCTGGTGATGTCCTTGTCCACCAGTGGCGTGGCAGCCTTGTTGCCGTTCGGGAAACGCACGGCGTTGGTGATGCCGGCCATCACTTGCGGCTCAAGCAGGTAGTTCATGAACTTGTAGGCGGCTTCGACGTTTTCGGCATCCTTGGGAATGGCGACCATGTCGTAGAACGTGCCAGCACCTTCTTTTGGAATGGTGTAGGCCAGCTTGACCTTGTCACCGGCTTCCTGGGCGCGGGTCTTGGATTGTTCCAGGTCACCCGAGTAACCGACGGCGACGCAGATGTTGCCGTTGGCCAGGTCGGAGATGTACTTGGAGGAATGGAAGTAGGCAACCGAAGGACGAATTTTCAGGAACAGGTCTTCGGCGGCTTTCAGGTCAGCCTTGTCCTTGCTGTTGGTCGGCTTGCCCAGATAGTGCAACGCCGCCGGAATCATTTCGGTCGGTGCGTCGAGGAAGCTTACGCCGCAGCTTTTGAGCTTCTCGATGTTTTCAGGCTTGAACACCACGTCCCAGGAATCGATCTTGTCGATGCCCAGCGCCGCCTTGACCTTGGCCGGGTTGTAGCCGATGCCGATCGAGCCCCACATGTACGGGAACGCGTGCTTGTTGCCTTGGTCGCTGGCATCGCCAACAGCCTTGAGCAGGTCTTCGTCGAGGTTCTTCCAGTTTGGCAGCTTGGACTTGTCCAGCTCCTGGTAAACACCGGCCTTGATCTGCTTGGCGAGGAAGTTATTGGAAGGCACCACGATGTCGTAACCGGACTTGCCGGCCAGCAGCTTGGCTTCCAGGGTTTCGTTGCTGTCGAAGACGTCGTAGACGACTTTGATCCCGGTGGCTTTTTCAAAGTTGGCCACGGTGTCCGGGGCGATGTAGTCGGACCAGTTGTAGACGTGCAACACCTTGTCGTCCGCCTGAGCCGCAGTCGCCATGATTCCCATCAGGGACA comes from Pseudomonas sp. RU47 and encodes:
- a CDS encoding GlxA family transcriptional regulator, with translation MNKTVAIVVFPGVQSLDVSGPMDVFAEANRFLLPEDHYRLEVIGVEHGPMACSNGLNLNAHRYFSEALDAYDLLLVAGGPQLPFMDFGATFDEWLREACARAQRFGSICNGAFMLARAGMLEGRTVTTHWNDAEALARLCPTTQVEADRLYVEDGTLYTSAGVTAGIDLSLYLLARDHGAEVALSVAKRLVVFTQRSGGQSQFSPFLTPHAEPTSAVAMVQLYVLANLTGDLTIADLANAANMSARNFSLVFAREAKVTPAEFVERARVDAARVMLESTAAPLKTVAYQCGFRDAQHMRGVFNRRLGVTPQQFRLNFAVLL
- a CDS encoding HD domain-containing protein: MSTTIAGIKIPDSTLARATTEYIRDIESDLLYHHSRRVFLFGALSGERQQLAYDPELLYVGAMFHDLGLVEGHRSADERFEVDGANAAAAFLKPYGLSDDDIEQVWLSIALHTTPGVPKHLRPTVALVTAGVEMDVLGMDYATFSTVQREAVVHAHPRGEGFKECIICAFADGLRHRPQTTFGNVKTDVLKDQQPGFKPMNFVEVIRNSPWTA
- a CDS encoding ABC transporter permease subunit, whose amino-acid sequence is MKRIRFSSLMLVIGLLFIYLPMLILVIYSFNASKLVTVWGGWSIKWYVGLLDNTQLMGSVLRSLEIACYTAVAAVALGTLAAFVLTRITRFKGRTLFGGLVTAPLVMPEVITGLSLLLLFVAMAQMIGWPQERGIVTIWIAHTTFCAAYVAVVVSARLRELDLSIEEAAMDLGARPWKVFFLITIPMIAPSLAAGGMMSFALSLDDLVLASFVSGPGSTTLPMEVFSAVRLGVKPEINAVASLILLAVSIVTFMVWFFSRRAEEARKKAIQQAIEESAADSWKQPDVRRAPSPEAA
- a CDS encoding ABC transporter permease subunit, translating into MPNGRQLVIGVPFIWLFLFFMLPFFIVLKISFAEADVAIPPYTEIYTYAEQKLQLLLNLGNYAMLAGDELYIAAYLGSLKMALISTILCLVIGYPMAYAIATARKELQTVLVLLIMMPTWTAILIRVYAWMGILSNNGLLNGFLMSMGFIDEPLQILNTNLAVYIGVVYSYLPFMILPLYANLVKHDHSLLEAASDLGSSTFNSFWKITIPLSKNGIIAGCMLVFIPVVGEFVIPELLGGPETLMIGKVLWQEFFNNRDWPVASALAVVMLAILIVPIILFNRSQAKEMEGKE
- a CDS encoding ABC transporter ATP-binding protein gives rise to the protein MAVASGAYKKALEGDQTPKQVLVKIDRVTKKFDETIAVDDVSLEIKKGEIFALLGGSGSGKSTLLRMLAGFERPTEGRIFLDGVDITDMPPYERPINMMFQSYALFPHMTVAQNIAFGLKQDKIPAAEVDARVAEMLKLVQMSQYAKRKPHQLSGGQRQRVALARSLAKRPKLLLLDEPMGALDKKLRSQMQLELVEIIERVGVTCVMVTHDQEEAMTMAERIAIMHLGWIAQIGSPIDIYETPTSRLVCEFIGNVNIFEGEVIDDAEGHATITCKDLDRQIYVGHGISTSVQDKSVTYAIRPEKLLVTADQPTCEYNWSSGKVHDIAYLGGHSVFYVELPSGKLVQSFVANAERRGARPTWGDQVYVWWEDDSGVVLRS
- a CDS encoding polyamine ABC transporter substrate-binding protein, with the protein product MPIFSSLRKALLATAGLTIAVGAQAAGTVHIYNWSDYIGETTLADFQKATGIKPVYDVFDSNETLEGKLLAGRTGYDVVVPSNHFLGKQIKAGAFQKLDRSQLPNYSNLDPALLKRLEQNDPGNLYAVPYLWGTNGIGYNVDKVKAVLGVDKIDSWGVLFEPENIKKLQSCGVAFLDSADEMMPTVLNYLGLNANSTNPKDYEKATDKLLAVRPYVTYFHSSKYIGDLANGDICVAIGFSGDIFQAKNRAAEAKKGVNIAYTVPKEGGALWFDMLAIPKDSSNVKQAHAFINYLLKPEVIAQVSDYVGYANPNPGADKLMEQSIRTDASVYPPQAVIDKAYVSIELPPNIQRLMTRSWTKVKSGM
- a CDS encoding polyamine ABC transporter substrate-binding protein, with amino-acid sequence MKALGKKLAGKTLLAMSLMGIMATAAQADDKVLHVYNWSDYIAPDTVANFEKATGIKVVYDVFDSNETLEAKLLAGKSGYDIVVPSNNFLAKQIKAGVYQELDKSKLPNWKNLDEDLLKAVGDASDQGNKHAFPYMWGSIGIGYNPAKVKAALGIDKIDSWDVVFKPENIEKLKSCGVSFLDAPTEMIPAALHYLGKPTNSKDKADLKAAEDLFLKIRPSVAYFHSSKYISDLANGNICVAVGYSGDLEQSKTRAQEAGDKVKLAYTIPKEGAGTFYDMVAIPKDAENVEAAYKFMNYLLEPQVMAGITNAVRFPNGNKAATPLVDKDITSDPSIYPSAEVKKQLYAISDLDAATLRLITRSWTKIKSGK